The proteins below come from a single Vanessa cardui chromosome 7, ilVanCard2.1, whole genome shotgun sequence genomic window:
- the LOC124530787 gene encoding uncharacterized protein LOC124530787 translates to MARAGMLQRGGKNGADGCDDVQRSLELLDQVLSEYDEGEPRSLEARAPPTPATPATPATPATDDDSPLAGHTSEDDGYMSMNGRRAKFALGFRPTEEREECSPPDPPSPRSPPPPEEAERIISTLLPKVSPANSAKRTTSVERCEAEEKLDSIISVNGITTATQTTFPKTKHQRPYGWDKDIETNGFQLQQPPVPPYKFSSLQHGSRPPQSEVIPTWLPPRHSAPPINLKKSPSFENPPVFPFMGFSSDFNDKPYNEHPVTIYPGPNIQYNRQSHSPTYKISPSSIAKSVDKKNNGKRDSKSEEELLSPKSKIPPRTLASSMERHREVCRGSSEDIMESCKMRGSNRSNDEEHFSDDSLEESFPPPPPAVSTPSKRNSIAWEVSLDGDDPLLTPGSTKVIGRRRRKSGDQSHSSTSSIPQKVDDDWGEEYWPPPPPISQCEHLASPISDAETEHRRAQDLASGTYVIRKGKNRKQLPSFNKNAVNKAQPNVNNLSQSHSLNRSFEKSIDGSSISISGSGSVGSYNSRPSSDLSLPQSRYSADLNSRLSRELNTPNSRYSIDLCTPNSRLSKEITSPKSRLSLDLNNAQDRYINPEYYGHSPKSRQLNSEKTVICSKSNTTQSKLSPQNRFTDFKKYSSTFDNIQSLIKEGKVEETPPTECNETVSELSTVPPNMVRVISLPSLGAEGDSNSASRQALITTVEEEEDQESGEPGSSGETSPLRKIENNISAILSQGRDQKHFTPYLPKDWNIHKDEYCDDISKDILENSFRYSSREKQKRHDIQKSSSHNEIQTQRSIERRDRSSGRRSNSMHKSTSAKDVPVGLIRQPSSSDSAVSSGGDFPLNVQIVEHSYRHNQLPPSPSMGHEMGPLPQTPESPKFPPLPPSPVQEVEDEYTEIMQPTERRHGRKADTLPTPTMESRRRPSEPPAVPPHRDTTNSLKTRSMETSYNKNRRNSNFKSGSTDRRTLPTDTGASGARRRTLQRQGREASVRGQLQTSASLPETPVFARGCDVPRTPPRNSTGTPRGNVVNSMQTIGSSATLGGYGRGSVMGTSGVCTGADLLRLGGPPRGWYPRQRHRPASTEHLDRITTSSKMVADHPVSWETSGARKPLTLPPNLTPKFFQKSPREALRRVTSLLIRKGNNGKEKESSRSKEATSPAARSANGEEHPGQKQRKGFFRSLWKKSRHYSLEHP, encoded by the exons CGGGTGTGACGACGTGCAGCGTTCGTTGGAACTTTTGGACCAGGTACTAAGTGAGTACGACGAAGGAGAGCCCCGGTCTTTGGAGGCGCGTGCGCCGCCGACGCCGGCAACTCCGGCTACCCCCGCCACGCCCGCCACTGACGACGATTCGCCACTCGCCGGACACACCTCCGAGGACGATGGATATATGAGCATGAACGGAAGACG agCGAAATTCGCGCTGGGTTTCCGACCTACGGAAGAGCGCGAGGAGTGTTCACCACCGGACCCACCCTCGCCACGCTCACCACCACCGCCAGAAGAAGCAGAAAGAATAATTTCAACTCTACTTCCAAA aGTATCACCTGCAAATTCTGCAAAACGGACAACTTCAGTCGAGCGGTGTGAAGCCGAAGAGAAATTAGACTCGATAATCAGCGTAAACGGAATAACAACCGCGACTCAAACTACGTTT ccGAAAACTAAACACCAACGTCCATATGGGTGGGATAAGGATATTGAAACAAATGGGTTCCAGCTGCAGCAGCCGCCAGTTCCTCCCTATAAATTCTCTTCGTTACAACATGGTTCCCGGCCACCTCAATCAGAAGTCATTCCAACATGGCTTCCTCCGAGGCATTCAGCTCCGCCcattaatctaaaaaaatcaCCAAGTTTTGAGAATCCACCTGTGTTTCCTTTCATGGGCTTCTCAAGCGATTTTAATGACAAGCCATATAATGAACATCCAGTCACCATATATCCTGGAccaaatatacaatacaatcgACAATCTCACTCTCCAACATACAAAATATCGCCCTCGAGTATCGCTAAATCTGTCGATAAAAAGAACAATGGTAAACGTGATAGCAAATCGGAAGAGGAATTACTATCGCCCAAAAGCAAAATACCTCCGCGGACTCTCGCCAGTTCTATGGAGAGGCATAGAGAAGTGTGTAGAGGATCATCGGAGGACATAATGGAGAGTTGCAAGATGCGAGGTTCGAATAGGAGTAACGACGAAGAACATTTTTCAGACGATTCGCTGGAAGAGTCGTTTCCACCGCCACCGCCCGCAGTTAGCACGCCTTCGAAACGCAATTCCATAGCCTGGGAAGTGTCTCTCGATGGTGATGATCCATTACTCACGCCAGGAAGTACAAAG GTTATAGGCAGGAGAAGAAGAAAATCTGGAGACCAATCACATTCAAGCACTAGCTCTATACCTCAAAAAGTAGACGATGATTGGGGCGAAGAGTATTGGCCGCCACCACCACCAATATCTCAGTGTGAGCACCTGGCATCACCTATTTCTGATGCAGAAACCGAACATCGTCGTGCTCAGGATCTTGCATCAGGCACTTATGTTATTCGGAAAGGAAAAAATAGAAAGCAGTTACCGAGCTTCAATAAGAATGCAGTTAATAAAGCACAACCTAACGTCAATAATCTTTCACAAAGTCATAGTTTGAATAGAAGTTTCGAGAAATCTATAGATGGTTCGAGTATTTCAATTAGTGGATCAGGATCTGTTGGTTCCTATAATTCTAGGCCGAGTTCAGATTTAAGTTTACCTCAATCAAGGTACAGTGCTGATCTGAACTCGAGGTTGAGTCGTGAATTAAATACGCCAAACTCTAGATATAGTATTGATCTTTGTACTCCGAATTCTAGATTAAGTAAAGAAATTACTTCTCCTAAGTCAAGATTAAGTTTGGATCTCAATAACGCCCAAGATAGATACATCAATCCTGAGTATTATGGTCATAGTCCTAAAAGTAGACAGCTAAATAGTGAAAAAACTGTTATTTGTTCCAAAAGTAATACTACTCAAAGTAAATTATCTCCCCAGAATAGGTTTActgatttcaaaaaatattcttcTACTTTTGATAACATCCAATCACTAATTAAAGAAGGTAAGGTAGAAGAAACACCGCCGACGGAATGCAATGAAACTGTTAGCGAACTTTCAACTGTACCTCCCAATATGGTACGAGTAATATCTCTACCAAGCCTAGGAGCTGAAGGTGATAGCAATAGTGCAAGCCGCCAGGCTCTTATAACCACAGTCGAAGAAGAGGAAGACCAGGAAAGTGGGGAACCAGGATCTAGCGGCGAAACATCACCGCTTcgcaaaattgaaaataatattagtgcTATACTTAGCCAAGGTCGGGACCAAAAACACTTTACTCCATATTTACCCAAAGACTGGAATATCCATAAGGACGAATACTGTGATGATATATCTAAAGATATCTTAGAAAACAGTTTCCGCTATAGCTCTAGGGAGAAACAAAAGAGACACGACATTCAAAAATCTTCAAGCCACAATGAAATTCAGACTCAGAGGTCAATTGAGCGCCGCGATCGATCGTCAGGAAGGAGATCGAATAGTATGCATAAATCTACCAGTGCCAAAGATGTGCCAGTAGGTCTCATCAGGCAACCGTCTTCCTCTGATTCAGCAGTATCTAGTGGCGGAGATTTCCCTCTTAATGTACAAATAGTCGAACATTCCTACAGACATAATCAGTTGCCACCATCCCCGAGCATGGGTCACGAAATGGGACCGTTGCCACAAACACCAGAATCTCCGAAGTTTCCACCTTTACCACCGTCGCCGGTGCAAGAGGTGGAGGACGAGTACACAGAAATTATGCAACCTACGGAAAGACGTCATGGGAGAAAAGCCGACACTCTACCGACTCCTACAATGGAATCCAGGAGAAG GCCATCAGAACCCCCAGCGGTGCCTCCACACCGCGACACTACGAACAGTCTTAAAACGAGGTCGATGGAGACtagctataataaaaatagaagaaaCAGTAATTTCAAAAGTGGCTCCACCGACAGGCGAACACTACCTACTG ACACGGGGGCGAGCGGCGCCAGGCGGCGCACCCTGCAGCGCCAGGGCCGCGAGGCCAGCGTGCGCGGGCAGCTGCAGACGTCGGCGAGCCTGCCCGAGACGCCCGTGTTCGCGCGCGGCTGCGACGTGCCGCGCACGCCGCCGCGGAACTCCACGGGCACGCCGCGGGGCAACGTCGTCAACTCTATGCAGACTATAG GGAGCAGTGCTACATTAGGAGGTTACGGGCGTGGATCTGTGATGGGCACGTCAGGAGTATGCACTGGCGCGGACCTGCTGCGTTTAGGCGGACCGCCGCGAGGATGGTACCCTCGACAGAGACACAG GCCAGCTTCCACCGAGCATTTGGACAGAATAACAACTTCGTCGAAGATGGTGGCGGACCATCCCGTGTCTTGGGAAACTTCGGGCGCAAGGAAACCCCTCACTCTGCCTCCGAACTTAACGCCAAAGTTCTTTCAGAAGTCACCCAGGGAAGCGCTACGAAGAGTTACAAGTCTATTAATACGAAAAG